The nucleotide window GAAGCGTGGTCGCTAGATCATGTGGAGTCGATCGGTGAAATACCACTCTGACCATAGTGGATTCCTTAACTTCGGACCCTGATCGGGTTCAGGGACAGTGCCTGATGGGTAGTTTAACTGGGGCGGTTGCCTCCTAAAGAGTAACGGAGGCGCCCAAAGGTTCCCTCAGCCTGGTTGGCAATCAGGTGTCGAGTGTAAGTGCACAAGGGAGCTTGACTGTGAGACGGACGTGTCGAGCAGGAGCGAAAGCTGGGACTAGTGACCCGGCCATGGCTTGTGGAAGCGTGGTCGCTCAACGGATAAAAGGTACCTCGGGGATAACAGGCTGATCTTGCCCAAGAGTCCATATCGACGGCATGGTTTGGCACCTCGATGTCGGCTCGTCGCATCCTGGGGCTGGAGTCGGTCCCAAGGGTTGGGCTGTTCGCCCATTAAAGCGGTACGCGAGCTGGGTTTAGAACGTCGTGAGACAGTTCGGTCCCTATCCGCTGCGTGCGTAGGAAATTTGTGGAGGTCTGTCCTTAGTACGAGAGGACCGGGACGGACGAACCTCTGGTGTGCCAGTTGTTCCGCCAGGAGCATGGCTGGTTGGCTACGTTCGGGATGGATAACCGCTGAAAGCATCTAAGCGGGAAGCCTGCTCCGAGATGAGATTTCCATCCGTGTTTTGCACGGGAGAGGTGTCCTATAGATGATGGGGTTGATAGGCCGGGTATGGAAGCACTGTGAGGTGTGGAGTTGACTGGTACTAATACACCGATCACTCACTCACTCTAACTATTTGGTTGGGGTGGTGTGCGTGGAGTTTGTTTGTGGTCACACATATAAGAGAGTGTTGACAAGATTGTTTCACCCCTGACGGGGTGCGTGTTATGTAGCCTTTTGTTTGGTGTTCGCGTTCGCTGTGCGGTTCTTGGACCATTACCGCCCATAACCCCTCTTGTGGGGTGTGTGGTGGTGGTCTGTGTGGTTTTGCGGTGGTGATAGTGGTGGGGAAACGCCCGGTTAACCGTTCCGATCCCGGTAGCTAAGCCCATGCGCGCTGATGGTACTGCAACTTGGTGGTTGTGGGAGAGTAAGTGACTGCCGCAATATTCTTTTGGAGAGTGTGGGGTACAACCTTTTAGGGGTTGTGTCCCACACTCTCCTTTTTTGCATTCATCCCTTTGTGCTCTCATGGGATCACCCGACAACGCCTTCGGGAAAACCACAGTTCCAACATGCAATGTTGTCGGTAATGTGGAATCCATGACGACTACTGAGACCGACACATCATCGGCTTCCGAACCATCAGAATCCATTCCCCACAATCCCCAAATCGGCTCAGCGGCGGAGACCTCCGGCAGTGACCGCCCTCGGCTGTTCGGAGTGCTGTGGGCGCTCCATTGGCTGCTGCGCATCGGACTTGCCGTATCGCTCCTGCCATACGCATGGACCAAGGTCTTCCACGTGCAGATGGGCTATGCCGACTATGCCGACGCGATCGTCCAATACGGAGAGATGAGTCCTATGGGACTGCTGTGGCGCTTCATGGCGTTCTCTCCCACAGTGCAGCTCCTGGCAGGCCTTGCCGAGCTCATCGCCGTCATCCTCCTGCTCTTCCGCCGGACCGCCTGGCTCGGCGCCCTGATCGCAGCTCTGGACATGAGTGTCGTGTTCCTGCTCAACCTGACTTTCGACGTACCCGTCAAGCAGCTGTCCGGCGCGATGGCCCTGGTCGGCCTCATCTTGCTCATTCCCAATGTCCCGCGCGTTGCCAAGTTCCTGCTCGGCCGCAGTGTCGGACCGGCCGTCAGCGGGCTCATCTGGCGCAACCGCACCTTCGTACGCATCACCCGCTGGATCTCACCAGCCCTCGCTGTCGTCATCATCGTCGGCAGCGGCGTGGCCTCCGGGCTGAGCTTCGGCTGGGGCCGCACCAGTGGACCAGAAGAGATCTCGGGCGTCTATACAGTCACCGCCGAAGGAGAGCCGGCGAAGATCGACGGCACCGGCCACACGACGGACGACATCACCCAGATCGCCTTCGGCCAAGTCGGCTCAGGCAAGGGCAAACGGATGAGCATCCGCTACGCCGACGGCGACTTCCAGGACGGCCTGTACAGCGTCGACGGATCATCACTGACCGCGGAGCTCTATCCCATCCGAGAAGGCGCCCAGACGCTCATACGCGACGCGTCAGGCACACTCGAGTTCGACTACGAGGACATCGGTGACGGCACCTACTCCCTGAAGGTCGATGACAGCGAACTGACGATCAAGAGCGACGAAGAACGACGGTTCCTCTTCGACCGCGGATTCCGATGGGGACCGGAGGCGCCGGTGAACCGGTAGGACACCAAAGACAGCTGTGGGCCCGCAGAGATCTGCGGGCCCACAACTTTGGTGTCTACAGCTCGAATCAACGTCCGAACAGCTTGGAGAACAGGCCCTTCTTCTTCGGCTTGTCTTCCTTGGCCGATGGTTCTTCGGCCTTGTGCTCGTCCTCACCGGAAGACTGCGGTTGAGGCTCCGCAGCCGCCCGTTCTGCGGCAGCGGAGTCGACCGAGTCATCGGCAGCTGGTTCTTCGGCGGGGACGGAGTCGGCGGGGGAGTGTTCCTCTGCCGACGGTGCGGCAGGCTCTTCGCGAACCGAGTCCCTCGAACCGGGTCCTGTCGCGGAGTCCGCGCCCGCGCCGGAGGTGGGGGCCGCCTCGGCGGGGGACGGCGTCGTCGCCGACCCGGCAGGGGAGGACTGCACAGCCGGTCGGGTGTCGGCAGACGCACCTGCAGACGGTGTCGGTGTGCTCGGCGTCGCCTCGGCGGGCGTGTGCCCTGCTACCGCGAACTGCTCGGCGGCTTCGCCCTCGAGCGGAGTATTCATATCGCAGTTGGAGATGCGTCGCTCGGAATCGAATGACAAGTCAGCCGAACCGTCAGCGAACAGCATCCGCAGGCCGCCGTCCGGCAGCTCGCGGACCGGGATTCCGCGCTTTGCCACGTACGCGTCGATGGCGGCGCGATGATCGCTGACCGTCGTCTGTGTGAGACCCTGCATCAACGCGCGGACGGAGACCTTCACCTGCGGTTCCGGCAAGGTGATCTCGGGGGACTCGATGAGAAGCCACACGGTCGTGCCGGCACCGGCACCGGCCGGGTAGTGCGCCCACTTGCCGGTCGCTTCCTTCGCCGCGAGAGTCAGGCGCAGCGCCAACTCCTCATCGAGGTCGAGTTCGGCGGTCGTGAGCTCAGCGACCTCCTCGGCGGCACCGAACTTGCGAACCTCATGGGACAGACCGACGACTGCCTCGGGGAAGTCGTTGACATTCTCCCAACCCCACAGCCAGGTCTTGTCCCGGCTCGATTCGGAGCCGAGCAGGTGCGGTCGTGCGCGCAGAACGACACCGTCGGAGGAGCTGAACGTCAGGTGCGGGTCGGCACCGAAGTCGACTTCCCATTCGGCATCGGCGATGAGCCCACCGAAATGCGTTTGCACCTCGGTGGAGTAGAAGACGGCGCGATTGACCAGGTCCTGCAGAGTTGAGCTCATGATTCCAGCCTATGCCGGAGCGCACGAGAATCGAGGAGGCACGCGGTGGAGCGGTCGTGTCAGTGCCGCATGGTGTGCTTGAGCGACAGCACGCCGACGGGCAATTCCGAGTGACGTCGGCCATCTATCGCTGGAAGGGGAATACATGTAAGATAGCCTGTTGCGCTTCGCAAGTCTCACGACTCATCTATCAGTCACTCTTCACTCAGGACGTTCAACGTGGCTTTACTCCGCCTGTCCCTGAAATATGCCAAAACCTATTGGCTGTTCATCGTTCTCGTCGTCATCCTCCAATTGGCTTCGACCATCGCTGCCCTGTACCTGCCGAGCCTCAATGCCCGGATCATCGACGAAGGTGTGGCCAAGGGCGACACCGACTTCATCTGGTCGACGGGCATGACGATGCTGCTCGTCTGCTTCGTCCAAGTCATCACCGCGATCATCGCGATCTACTTCGGTGCGCGCACCGGCATGGGTGTTGGACGGGACCTGCGGCGCGCCATCTACCGTCAGGTCGACGACCTGTCGATGCTCGAGGTCGCCAAGTTCGGCTCCGCGACCCTCATCACCCGCAACACCAACGATGTGCAGCAAGTCCAGATGCTTGTGCTCATGACACTGAACTTCATGGTCTCCACTCCGATCATGTGCATCGGCGGAATCATCATGGCCCTGCGTGAGGACGTCGGCCTGTCGTGGCTCGTCTGGGTCTCCGTGCCCGTCCTCTTCGTGGTCGTCGCCATCCTCGTCTACCTCCTCATGCCCCTGTTCCGCCGCATGCAGGGACAGGTCGACGACATCAACGGCGTCCTGCGCGAACAGATCACCGGCATCCGCGTCATCCGTGCGTTCGTCCGCGAACCCTTCGAAACCGACCGCTACGCCGACGCCAACCGCGCCCTGACCGAGACCTCTGTCAAGGTCGGGAACCTCTTCGTCCTCATGTTCCCCGCGATCATGATGATCCTCCACCTGGCCACCGCCGCAGTCCTGTGGTTCGGCGGACACCGCGTCGACGCCGGCCAGATGGAGGTCGGTTCGCTGACCGCATTCCTGCAGTACCTGCTGCAGATCCTCGTGGCAGTGATGATGGGCGTATTCATGATGATGATGATCCCCCGCGCCGTCGTCTGCGCCGAACGCATCGCCGAAATCCTCGACGCCCGCACCACCATGACGATTCCGGACGGTGTCGACGAACTCCCTCGCCGAGGCGAACTCGAGTTCCGCAATGTCACCTTCGGTTACCCCGGTGCCGAGGTTCCCGTCCTCGAGGGACTGAACTTCACCGCGAAGCCGGGCACGACGACGGCGATCATCGGCTCCACAGGCGCGGGAAAATCGACCATCGTCAACCTCGTTCCCCGCCTCATCGACCCGCAGGCAGGACAGGTGCTCATCGATGGAATTCCCGTCACCGAGTTCAACCGCCACCAACTGGCGCAGCTCATCGGACTGGTCCCGCAGAAGCCCTACCTGTTCTCCGGCACGATCGCCTCGAACCTGCGCTTCGGCAATGACCAGGCCACCGATGACGAGCTGTGGGAAGCTCTGCGCATCGCCCAAGCGGATGACTTCGTGGCCGACAAGGAGGACCAGCTCGATCAGGGCGTCGCCCAAGGCGGCACGAACTACTCCGGCGGGCAGCGGCAGCGACTGTGCATCGCTCGGGCGCTGACCGCGAAACCGCAGATCTACGTCTTCGACGACTCATTCTCCGCCCTCGACGTCGCCACCGACGCGCGTCTGCGCGCGGCACTCGACGAATCGACGGGCGATGCCACCGTCATCGTCGTCGCCCAGCGAGTCTCGACGATCCGTGACGCCGATCAGATCATCGTCCTCGAAGCAGGCAAGATCGTCGGACGCGGCACCCATGAGGAACTCGCCGAATCCAACTCCACCTACCGCGAGATCATCGAATCTCAGCTGACGACGGAAGAGGTGAACTGACATGACGAACGACACCTCGACCGAGACCGTCGTGTCCTCGGACGACGAATACATTCCCAGCGGTGAAGAACTCGAGATGAGCGGAGGTGCTCCTCCGCGCAAGGCCAAGCACTTCTGGCCCTCGGTCAAACGCCTCTTCGGGCTGATGGCCAGCGAGAAGATGGGACTGATCAACGTCGTCGCGCTCGTCGTCGGCTCCGTCGTCCTCACCGTCATCGCACCGAAGGTGCTCGGCAAGGCCATGGACGTCGTCTATTCGGGAATCATCGGCGCGCAGCTGCCGGCCGGGGCGAACATCGACGACATCATCGCCGGTGCTCGGGCCGAAGGCCGCGACGATTTCGCCGACATGCTCTCCACCGCCGATGTCGTGCCCGGACAGGGCATCGACTTCACGGCACTCGGGCAGATCATCATCATCGTCCTGCTCATGTACCTCGTGGCCTCGATGCTCATGTGGGCGCAGGGATACATCCTCAACGCACTCGTCATGCGCGTGGTCTACCGGCTGCGTGAAGACATCGAACGAAAGATCAATCGCCTGCCGCTGCGGTATTTCGACACCAGGCAGCGCGGCGACGTGATGTCTCGAGTGACCAACGACGTCGACAATATCCAGCAGGCGCTGCAGCAGGCATTCTCGCAGCTGGTGCAATCGGCGCTGACGATCATCGGCATCGGCGTGATGATGTTCATCGTGTCCTGGCAGCTCGCGCTGCTGGCACTCATCGCACTGCCGTTGTCAGCGATCATCGCCGGAGTCATCGGCACCCGGTCGCAGAAGATGTTCAAAGCGCAGTGGAAGCACACCGGTGAGGTCAACGGACACGTCGAAGAGTCGTTCTCCGGACTCGACATCGTCCGGGCCTTCGGCCGTGACGAGGTCATGCTCGAAGAGTTCGACCGCCGCAACGAATCGCTGTTCAAGGCATCGGCCGGAGCCCAGTTCGTCTCCGGCATGATCATGCCGTCGATGCAGTTCGTGTCCTACCTCAGCTATGTGCTCATCGCCGTCGCCGGCGGCTTGAAAGTCGCCACGGGGCAGATGACGCTCGGCGATGCGACCGCGTTCATCCAGTACTCCCGCGAGTTCTCGCAGCCCATCGCCGAAATGGCCGGCGTTGCGAACATGCTCCAGTCCGGAGTCGCTTCGGCCGAGCGCACCTTCGAACTGCTCGACGCCGATGAGGAGGAACCTGACGAGGTGCGCCAGTCCTTACCTCCGCGGACTCCGGGCAAGGTCGAGTTCTCCGAGGTCAGTTTCCGCTATGTTCCGGAGACCCCGCTCATCGAGAAGGTGTCATTCACCGCCGAACCCGGCCACACGGTCGCGATCGTCGGCCCCACCGGCGCAGGCAAGACGACCCTGGTCAACCTCGTGATGCGCTTCTACGAGATCACCGGCGGCACGATCATCCTGGACGGCATCGACGTCCGCGAGCTCAGTCGCGCCGATCTGCGTTCGCACGTGGGCATGGTGCTCCAGGACGCGTGGCTGTTCGAAGGCACGATCGCCGAGAACATCCGCTACGGTCGGCTCGACGCCACCGACGACGAGGTCATCGCCGCAGCGAAGGCGACGATGGTCGACAGGTTCGTCCGGCAGCTGCCTGACGGCTATGACACCGTCATCGATTCCGACGGAGGCAGCGTCTCCGCCGGTGAACGACAGCTCATCACCATCGCCCGCGCCTTCCTGGCCGACCCGTCGCTGCTCATCCTCGATGAGGCGACCTCCTCGGTCGACACCCGCACCGAGGTGCTCGTGCAGCAGGCGATGGCAGCGCTGCGAACCGATCGGACATCGTTCGTCATCGCCCACCGGCTCTCGACGATCCGCGATGCCCACACCATCCTCGTGATGGAAGACGGCGCGATCGTCGAGCACGGAAACCATGAGGAGCTGCTCGCGGACAAGGGAGCCTACTACCGCCTCTACATGTCGCAGTTCCGCGGTGAGGACGCTGAAGAGCAGTTCACCGCCGAAGTGCTCGCCGAGACGGATGCTGAGGTGCTCGCCGCGACGGACGCCGATGCGCACGCCGAGACCGATGTCGCTGATGGCGGCGAGGATGCTGCAGCCGGTGACGGCGAGGCGGCCTCGGGCGGCCAGGCAGATTCGGACGGCGGCGGTTCTGCTGCCGACGACACGGCCGGTTCGGACGGAGACGCGGAGTCGTCGTCGAGAACCGGTCCGACGCCGCAGCAGTAGAAACGCCATGAAACCGCGGGGTCCTCGAGCTCAAGCTCGGGGACCCCGCGGCGCATTCACGAGAAGCTGCAACGTCGACAGCTGTGTCGCACCGGCACAACTCCCTCCCCGCAGACGGAATTCCCGCATAACGTTTTTTCAGCCGGAAATGTCGAAATCGATGATTCCGTGACAAAGTTCCGGCTGGTCGACAGTCGGCTCCAATCGGCTTGACGACTGTCGCTTGCCCTGGTCAGGCTTCAGCCGGACGCCGGTTACAGTCGGTCAGCAGTCAAACGGTGAGAGCCGAGAGTTGCGAAGTGATAAACATTCGGCAAATCAGCAATATCACTTCTGTCATGATCTAAATGACCAAAAGTCGTGTGTCCGTCGTCACCTGCGTAATGTCCGAGCCACAACTGAAGACGGCAACCGGCCAGAACTCTGGAAGGACCATCATGAAACGGCTGGCAATGGCGGCAGCGTTCGCCCTGGCTCTCTCGCTCGGCGGGTGGGGTCAGGCGGCCGCACAGGCAGATGACAGCACGGCACCTCAAACGGCAGACGTCCAAGCTGCGGGAGAAGCAGGCGACGCTCAAGCGGACCCCCCGGGAACCGAGACGCCACCTGAGGACCCCGGTGAGGGCGCCGCGTCCACCGACCCGGGAGAGGACGAAGATGCCACCGATCCCGGCGGCGACGAGAATGCCACGGACCCTGGTGACGGTGAAGAAGCGGCCGACCCTGACGACGGTTCGGACGAGCCGACCGAGGACTCGGCACCGATCGAGGCGTCGTTCTCCCTCGACAAGGCGACGATGACCGTCGACGAGGCGGCTGAAGCGATCCCGTACACCATCACCGGTCTCAAGGCCGGAGACACCGTGACCGCCGGACCCGGCGGGAACGGCTCCATCACTGTCGACAGCGACGGAACGTTCAACGGCGAGCTTCGCGGCAACACCGAACTCAGAGCGGGCGACACCCTCGAGGTCACAGTGACAGTCGCCCGAGACGGGCGGGAGTCGAAGACCTTCACTGGCAGTGTGGAGATCACCGCAGCCGATGACGGCTCCGATGCCGAGCTCAGCGTCGATCCCAAGACGCAGGGTCTCGACACGTTCCTCGACAACGGCGTCGGCATCACAATGGCCAACTGCACGATGGATGAAGAAGTCACCTTCACCGTCAAACGCAAGGGAGAGGACGCGACCATCTGGGAGGACACCCAGATGGCCGGTGAGGATGCTGCCGGGTTCACCACCTTCGTGCCGGGAACGGGCGGCGAGGACTGGATCGGCGACTATGTCGTGAGCGCGAGCTGCGGCGATGAGACCGCAGAGACGACGTTCTCGGTCACCGAGGAAGCTGAGGCGGATGCGGATCTCACCGTCACGCCGAAATCTCAGAAGCTGCAGGACTTCCTCGAGAACGGGGTCAACATGACTCTGGTCAACTGCCACGTCGATTCTGACGTGACGTTCCAAGTGAGCGCCAAGGACGACCCCGACACCGTGATCTGGGACGAGACTCAGAAGGCCGGTGAAGATGCGGCCGGATCCGTGCAATTCACACCAGACGGCGATGGAGGAGCCGCATGGGTAGGCGAATATCTCGTCACGGCATCCTGCGGTGACAAGAGAGCAGAGACCACCTTCACCGTCACCGACGACGGCAGCGTCGTCGATCCGAAGCTGTCGATCGAGCCAGAACGACTCTCCGGACAGGACTTCATCAACCGCGACAAAGGCGTGCAGCTGACCGTCACCGATTGTGCCGCAGACGCCGACGTTCAGTTCGAGGTGTACTCCGAGGACATGAGCGAGAAGCTCTACGAGCAGACGGCGACGGCCAACGACGAAGGCACGGCCGGAGTCCAGGTCTACGGCCTCGGTGATGATCCTGCGTACTACGTCGGCACCTACAACGTGCACACCAGCTGCATGGATATCCCCGGGAGTGGAAAGTTCGTCGTCACCGGTGACGAATCCGGTGGTGGAGACGGCGGAGATTCTGGTGAGGCGGGAAGTTCCGGAGGCGGCTCGTCGATGCCGCGCACCGGTGCTGAACTCACCGGTCTGACTGCCGGAGCACTGCTCATCCTCGGCGGCGCCGCAGCTATCACCGTGGCACGTCGGAAGAACAAGAGCTGACAGTGACCGGCGACCCGTCGGGTTGGTGACTCCACCCGGCCCGACGGCGCGAACCGGTCCTGGAGGAAGAGATCGGCCCCGGCCCTCGATTCAACGTCGAGCGCCGGGGTCGATCTGTGTCGCGTTCTTGCCCTTGGGTTCAAGGAGTCGTCGCAACACCTCCAGTGAGGAGGATGTTGCCATGGCCCGTCCCGGACCCCGTTCCCTGCCCAGAACAGTCGAGGCCCAATTCTGGGACCTGATCAGGACAGGATTGACCGTCGAAGAGGCCGCCGAGGTATTGGGCGTGTCGGTATCGATCCTTCGGCGGTGGTTTCGCCATCGTGGAGGTGTGAAACCACCAATCGGTTATGGTCACCCAACCCGGTTCCTGACCATCGATGACCGTGAAGACATCGCGGTTTATCGGGGTCAGGGGCTGGGCGTCAGAGCAATCGCTGAGCGTTTGAATCGAAGCCCGTCAACGATCAGTCGCGAACTGCGCCGCGCCGCACGCGCCCCGGAACACGTCAGACCCTCCCGACCGGCCTATCGGCCCAGGATCGCCCAGGAAGACGCTGATGCGAAACGCCATCGGCACCGGGACCGGAAGCTGACTACCAATCTTGCCCTGCGCCGTGAGGTGCAGGCACGATTGGCACTGAACCACAGTCCCGAGCAGATCGCGTCACGACTGCGCGTGGACTACCCCGATGATCCGGAGATGTGGGTGTCGCACGAAACGATCTACCAGTCCCTGTACGTCCAAGGCCGAGGCGGACTCAAGCGCGAACTGGTCAAGCATCTGCGTACGGGCCGCAGCCTGCGTAAACCGCGCAGAACCAGTCAGGAGCGGCGGGGACGGATCCCGAACATGGTCAACATCGCCGACCGGCCCAAGGCGGTCGAGGACCGGGCCGTGCCGGGCGACTGGGAAGGCGACCTTATCCTGGGGACAGTCGAATCGGGATCAGCGATCGGGACTCTGGTCGAGCGTGCCACGGGGTTTTCGATGTTGCTGCATCTGCCTGAGTCACACACAGCCAACGCAGTGGCCGAGGCGATGATCGCGAAGATGGCGCAGCTGCCGGCCGAGTTGAAGCGCTCACTGACCTGGGATCAGGGCAGTGAAATGTCTGAACATGTACGCATCGCTGAGGCCACGGGTTTTGATATCTACTTCTGTGACCCGCATGCGCCTTGGCAGCGGGGAACGAATGAGAACACCAACGGGCTGTATCGGCAGTACTTCCCGAAGAGCACTGACCTCAGCCAGTGGGGGTCGGGTTACCTCGATATGGTCGCTGCTGAGCTCAACGCCCGACCCCGGAAACGGCTGGGCTGGAAGACACCGGCCGAGGCCCTGGCTAAGCTATTGAACGAACACGACGATTCGACAGGTGTTGCAACGATAGCTTGAATCCGCCGCCGAAAACGTTGATGAACGAGTTTGCATGCGCGCTGACGTGCATCTCGTCGAACGCTTGTTCTCCCGGGAACCACCGAAACTGCCGATAACAATTGCCCCTGCTGAATCCTGCGGGTTGATGACGATGTGATCGGCAATCTGATCATGACCTGTGCACAGATGAGTGGGCGTGCGTGGATGATCATTGCGCTCTGGCGCAGACGAGCTCGAACGACCGTGTTGACCTGGACCGATGAAGCCGCCTCGGCGAGGTTGAGGCTCCGAATGGAATCCGACTCTGAACGTCGTCTCAACGTACGATTCAACAGGTCGCGTTGGCATCACATGGGCATAAGATCTCTGTTTCGAAGTTGTCATGACCACAATGATCAGAACTCTACAAGCGTCGTCCTCGGTTCGTATCGTCGTTGGCATAACCGAATACGGAATCACCGGTCAACAGAATTTCAACGCCGAAAGAAGGATGATCACAATGAAGAAGACACTCGCTCTCGCCGCTACCGCAGCAATCAGCCTCTCCGCTCTCACCGCCGGTCCCGCGGCGGCCGCCGGACACGATCACACTGATTCCAGCAACGCCGCTCTGGCAGTCCCAGCGGCCGATGCGCAGGACGACAGCGCCAAGAATGGAGACTCGGGCGAAGAGTCGAATCCAGTCGAGGCCAGCCTTGCACTCAAATACTCGTATATGAATCCGATGGGGTTTTCGA belongs to Brevibacterium spongiae and includes:
- a CDS encoding DoxX family protein produces the protein MTTTETDTSSASEPSESIPHNPQIGSAAETSGSDRPRLFGVLWALHWLLRIGLAVSLLPYAWTKVFHVQMGYADYADAIVQYGEMSPMGLLWRFMAFSPTVQLLAGLAELIAVILLLFRRTAWLGALIAALDMSVVFLLNLTFDVPVKQLSGAMALVGLILLIPNVPRVAKFLLGRSVGPAVSGLIWRNRTFVRITRWISPALAVVIIVGSGVASGLSFGWGRTSGPEEISGVYTVTAEGEPAKIDGTGHTTDDITQIAFGQVGSGKGKRMSIRYADGDFQDGLYSVDGSSLTAELYPIREGAQTLIRDASGTLEFDYEDIGDGTYSLKVDDSELTIKSDEERRFLFDRGFRWGPEAPVNR
- a CDS encoding DUF6882 domain-containing protein, whose protein sequence is MSSTLQDLVNRAVFYSTEVQTHFGGLIADAEWEVDFGADPHLTFSSSDGVVLRARPHLLGSESSRDKTWLWGWENVNDFPEAVVGLSHEVRKFGAAEEVAELTTAELDLDEELALRLTLAAKEATGKWAHYPAGAGAGTTVWLLIESPEITLPEPQVKVSVRALMQGLTQTTVSDHRAAIDAYVAKRGIPVRELPDGGLRMLFADGSADLSFDSERRISNCDMNTPLEGEAAEQFAVAGHTPAEATPSTPTPSAGASADTRPAVQSSPAGSATTPSPAEAAPTSGAGADSATGPGSRDSVREEPAAPSAEEHSPADSVPAEEPAADDSVDSAAAERAAAEPQPQSSGEDEHKAEEPSAKEDKPKKKGLFSKLFGR
- a CDS encoding ABC transporter ATP-binding protein, which encodes MALLRLSLKYAKTYWLFIVLVVILQLASTIAALYLPSLNARIIDEGVAKGDTDFIWSTGMTMLLVCFVQVITAIIAIYFGARTGMGVGRDLRRAIYRQVDDLSMLEVAKFGSATLITRNTNDVQQVQMLVLMTLNFMVSTPIMCIGGIIMALREDVGLSWLVWVSVPVLFVVVAILVYLLMPLFRRMQGQVDDINGVLREQITGIRVIRAFVREPFETDRYADANRALTETSVKVGNLFVLMFPAIMMILHLATAAVLWFGGHRVDAGQMEVGSLTAFLQYLLQILVAVMMGVFMMMMIPRAVVCAERIAEILDARTTMTIPDGVDELPRRGELEFRNVTFGYPGAEVPVLEGLNFTAKPGTTTAIIGSTGAGKSTIVNLVPRLIDPQAGQVLIDGIPVTEFNRHQLAQLIGLVPQKPYLFSGTIASNLRFGNDQATDDELWEALRIAQADDFVADKEDQLDQGVAQGGTNYSGGQRQRLCIARALTAKPQIYVFDDSFSALDVATDARLRAALDESTGDATVIVVAQRVSTIRDADQIIVLEAGKIVGRGTHEELAESNSTYREIIESQLTTEEVN
- a CDS encoding ABC transporter ATP-binding protein, with the translated sequence MTNDTSTETVVSSDDEYIPSGEELEMSGGAPPRKAKHFWPSVKRLFGLMASEKMGLINVVALVVGSVVLTVIAPKVLGKAMDVVYSGIIGAQLPAGANIDDIIAGARAEGRDDFADMLSTADVVPGQGIDFTALGQIIIIVLLMYLVASMLMWAQGYILNALVMRVVYRLREDIERKINRLPLRYFDTRQRGDVMSRVTNDVDNIQQALQQAFSQLVQSALTIIGIGVMMFIVSWQLALLALIALPLSAIIAGVIGTRSQKMFKAQWKHTGEVNGHVEESFSGLDIVRAFGRDEVMLEEFDRRNESLFKASAGAQFVSGMIMPSMQFVSYLSYVLIAVAGGLKVATGQMTLGDATAFIQYSREFSQPIAEMAGVANMLQSGVASAERTFELLDADEEEPDEVRQSLPPRTPGKVEFSEVSFRYVPETPLIEKVSFTAEPGHTVAIVGPTGAGKTTLVNLVMRFYEITGGTIILDGIDVRELSRADLRSHVGMVLQDAWLFEGTIAENIRYGRLDATDDEVIAAAKATMVDRFVRQLPDGYDTVIDSDGGSVSAGERQLITIARAFLADPSLLILDEATSSVDTRTEVLVQQAMAALRTDRTSFVIAHRLSTIRDAHTILVMEDGAIVEHGNHEELLADKGAYYRLYMSQFRGEDAEEQFTAEVLAETDAEVLAATDADAHAETDVADGGEDAAAGDGEAASGGQADSDGGGSAADDTAGSDGDAESSSRTGPTPQQ
- a CDS encoding IS30 family transposase — encoded protein: MARPGPRSLPRTVEAQFWDLIRTGLTVEEAAEVLGVSVSILRRWFRHRGGVKPPIGYGHPTRFLTIDDREDIAVYRGQGLGVRAIAERLNRSPSTISRELRRAARAPEHVRPSRPAYRPRIAQEDADAKRHRHRDRKLTTNLALRREVQARLALNHSPEQIASRLRVDYPDDPEMWVSHETIYQSLYVQGRGGLKRELVKHLRTGRSLRKPRRTSQERRGRIPNMVNIADRPKAVEDRAVPGDWEGDLILGTVESGSAIGTLVERATGFSMLLHLPESHTANAVAEAMIAKMAQLPAELKRSLTWDQGSEMSEHVRIAEATGFDIYFCDPHAPWQRGTNENTNGLYRQYFPKSTDLSQWGSGYLDMVAAELNARPRKRLGWKTPAEALAKLLNEHDDSTGVATIA